ACATCATCCACATTCTCGCGGATGATCTCGGTTGGGGAAGCGTTGGTTTCAACGGCCAAACGCAAATCGCTACGCCGAACATCGACCAACTCGCCGCCCAGGGGATGCGGTTTGAGAATTCCTACTCGGCGCCCGTTTGCGCGCCGAGCCGGGCGATGCTCTACACCGGCTTCCACCAAGGCCATGGCAGCCTGGACGGCAATGACGAGATCACTGCGGGGTTTCGCGCTGAAGACGTGATGACGCCCCAGGTGATCGCCGCTGCAGGATACAACTCCGCAATCTTCGGCAAATGGGGCTTCGGCGCGACCCAGGGTAGCGCGAGCGTGGCGCCGGTCGTCAACTCCACGGCAAGTTTGCCGAACAATCACGGCTTCACCGACTTCTACGGCTACCTCAACCACGGGGCGGCTCACGACTACTTCAACAAGTGGATGTGGCAGACCAGCGGCGCCCCGCAAGGCGTGTCGACGACGATCAACAGCGGCGGGCCTGGCGGCACGGCTCAGTACACGCACGATCTGATCGCCGCCAAGAGCGAGCAATACGTCGCTGCGCACGCTGCGGACGAGGCGCCGTTCTACATGGAGGTCGCCTACACGATCCCGCATTTCGATCTCGACGCGATCAGCAGCGCTCCGGGCGGATACGGCGTCTACGCGTCGCAATCGACTTGGACGCCGCAGCAAAAGGCTTACGCCGCGATGATCACGCGGATGGACGCCAGCATCGGCTCGTTGATGTCCCGACTCGACGATCCCAACAACGACGGCGACGACTCCGACAGCATTCGCGAGAATACGCTCGTGATCTTCACTTCCGACAATGGCGGAAGTCCCACCGAAGACAATGCTCCGATCGATTTCTTCAACGCCAACGGCGACTTCCGCGGCGGGAAATTCGAACTTTACGAAGGCGGCATCCATTCGCCGACGGTCGCTTACTGGCCCGGCACGATCGCCGCAGGTTCCGTCAGCGACTACCGAACGGATTTAGCCGACTTCATGGCGACTGCTACAGATCTCGCTGGCGCCGAAGCCCCGGTTGGCATCGATGGAACGTCGATCGCTCCCACGCTCACTGGCGTCGGCCATCAGCGCGAGCGCGACTATCTTGTCTTCGAGCATCAAGGCTCGCGCGGCGGCGATCCGGATCCGCGCATTGGGCGCTGGGCAGTCGTCCGTCAGGACGGCATGAAGCTGATCCAGTACTACGACGAGACCCAGGCTGTTTTCAATCTCAACGCCGATCCCAGCGAATCGAGTCCGCTGAGCCTCGGCAATCCGGCCAACGCTCAAATCGCCGCTGAATTGCAGGCAGCGGCGGTCGCCGAAGGCGCTCTGCGCGGCGTCGTTGAATACCGCACCTACACGGGCAGTAACGGCAGCAACGTCCAAGACGACTCTAGTTGGGACGGCGCAGGGCGTCCCAACGGCTATTGGTCGGCGACCATTGCGAACAACGGCGCCACGCCGCGGATCGCGCACGTGAGCGACGACGTGACGACGCTGGGCGTCGAAATTCGCGGCCAATCTGCCGAACAAGTGGTCGACGTTCATGCGGGGCAAACGCTTACCGGCCGAAACGAAGTTCGCATCGGCGCGCACGGCCGCGTTGATCTAAGCGGCGGCACGCTCGCCTCCAATCGCTGGACAAACATCCGCGTTGGCGGCGAACTTCGCGGCCAGGGGCACGTCGTCGGCGACGTTTACAATGAAGGCGAACTTTCTCCCGGCCGCGCCGACGCAACCGCCTGGCCTGTCGTCGCTCCGCCTGCGCTGCCGCCAAGCTCGCTCAACACGGGCGTCGTCAGCGGCGCCAACTTTAACTTTAGCGGCG
This sequence is a window from Lacipirellula parvula. Protein-coding genes within it:
- a CDS encoding sulfatase-like hydrolase/transferase: MKPRYWLIGLTAPACTALSGQAVRADAPRPNIIHILADDLGWGSVGFNGQTQIATPNIDQLAAQGMRFENSYSAPVCAPSRAMLYTGFHQGHGSLDGNDEITAGFRAEDVMTPQVIAAAGYNSAIFGKWGFGATQGSASVAPVVNSTASLPNNHGFTDFYGYLNHGAAHDYFNKWMWQTSGAPQGVSTTINSGGPGGTAQYTHDLIAAKSEQYVAAHAADEAPFYMEVAYTIPHFDLDAISSAPGGYGVYASQSTWTPQQKAYAAMITRMDASIGSLMSRLDDPNNDGDDSDSIRENTLVIFTSDNGGSPTEDNAPIDFFNANGDFRGGKFELYEGGIHSPTVAYWPGTIAAGSVSDYRTDLADFMATATDLAGAEAPVGIDGTSIAPTLTGVGHQRERDYLVFEHQGSRGGDPDPRIGRWAVVRQDGMKLIQYYDETQAVFNLNADPSESSPLSLGNPANAQIAAELQAAAVAEGALRGVVEYRTYTGSNGSNVQDDSSWDGAGRPNGYWSATIANNGATPRIAHVSDDVTTLGVEIRGQSAEQVVDVHAGQTLTGRNEVRIGAHGRVDLSGGTLASNRWTNIRVGGELRGQGHVVGDVYNEGELSPGRADATAWPVVAPPALPPSSLNTGVVSGANFNFSGVQDDVPLQATSTLSPYAEVSHGLDFGPGVSPKLGNGGTDAGNEFNIIGQTGSTLAAAINNGDYISFTVDPVAGAGAIPSSVSFRVWRNGGAAAKNFAILSSIDGFAATTALAQATYTDSGSGNQHTLTATLPEITATSDPIEYRLYGWGATDGGGNTHINLASLNARFVGIPTLEFNLAQPNNGAPLTALKRSDSHLELAAGLARGPGLSTPNGGNAPNELGVTGFSSGASLQSAIDGGDYLSFAVRPIEGMAMFPDSVTFSLWRDSADSAATYAVLSSAAGFIPGQQLAEVNNFTSGSANRFEITGSFTGAQATTESVEFRLYGWNATASLASTHLVGASLRARFASIVGGEVDPSGQLSVDGDYYHLAGSMLAIDLGGRSAGVDFDVVNVSGAVDLEGSLEVSLVDAGGSLFSPTLGDTFEILTAAQGLSGSFSDVSLPALAAGLDWFVDYSPNGVSLDVVASADFNSDGSVGADDLLVWKSNFGNEHADRTDGDADHDGVVDGRDFLYWQRWVGVTGSATNESHMPIPEPAAALLACAGVTGFVCLRRIAGSALGS